A single candidate division WOR-3 bacterium DNA region contains:
- a CDS encoding universal stress protein, which produces MERILLYIVSGETRASWERAIEISKSLEATLFALFIVDKEIVKTMSALRGISEVEVAIQLEEEGWKYLYYLEELAISKEVKTALFVEEGDIIDVLKNFVKEKKIELLIVGYRGGQGIEGKKEERTIEQLIEYVPCPILIEKEGGRK; this is translated from the coding sequence ATGGAAAGAATACTTTTATATATAGTATCAGGAGAAACAAGAGCTTCGTGGGAGAGAGCAATTGAAATTAGTAAGAGTTTAGAAGCCACTTTATTTGCCTTATTTATTGTAGATAAAGAAATTGTTAAAACGATGTCAGCTTTAAGAGGGATTAGTGAGGTAGAAGTAGCTATACAATTGGAAGAAGAGGGATGGAAATACCTTTACTATCTTGAGGAACTTGCTATTAGTAAGGAGGTGAAAACAGCCCTTTTTGTTGAAGAAGGAGACATAATAGATGTTCTCAAGAATTTTGTTAAAGAGAAGAAAATTGAACTTTTAATAGTAGGATATAGGGGTGGTCAAGGGATAGAAGGGAAGAAGGAGGAGAGAACGATTGAACAGTTGATTGAATATGTTCCTTGCCCAATTCTTATAGAAAAAGAAGGAGGAAGAAAATGA
- a CDS encoding V-type ATP synthase subunit D, translated as MIASTLTNLLKLKRKLNVALEGHSLLKEKREVLIMELLRNIRGFKEMEESLTEKLKEAYGTLETVWIHSGKEKLEILGKVNPEPEIKVKLRSIMGIAIPEIFIDIPSKKVQVSLNSTSQYSDEAFTKFREVLPLIVKWVEKEVLIWKLGMEIGKTQKRVNALEKVFIPQYKKEIGIIEENLEEEEREEFFRMKVLKKGGK; from the coding sequence ATGATCGCGTCTACCTTGACTAATTTGTTGAAACTTAAAAGGAAGTTGAATGTTGCGTTAGAAGGTCATAGCCTTCTTAAGGAAAAAAGAGAAGTTTTAATTATGGAACTTTTAAGAAATATTCGTGGATTTAAAGAAATGGAAGAAAGTCTTACCGAGAAGTTGAAAGAAGCTTATGGCACTCTTGAAACTGTATGGATTCATTCTGGCAAAGAAAAGCTTGAAATTTTAGGAAAAGTGAATCCTGAACCAGAGATTAAAGTAAAGTTGAGGTCAATAATGGGAATTGCGATACCAGAAATCTTTATAGATATTCCTTCTAAAAAAGTTCAAGTTAGTCTTAATTCTACTAGCCAATATTCTGATGAAGCTTTTACAAAGTTCAGAGAAGTGCTTCCGCTAATTGTGAAATGGGTAGAAAAGGAAGTTCTTATTTGGAAACTCGGAATGGAAATAGGAAAGACTCAAAAGAGAGTTAATGCTCTTGAGAAGGTCTTTATTCCCCAGTATAAGAAAGAAATTGGTATAATTGAAGAAAATCTTGAAGAAGAGGAAAGAGAAGAATTTTTTAGAATGAAGGTATTGAAAAAAGGGGGAAAATAA
- a CDS encoding V-type ATP synthase subunit B — MDNIFEKKHIGATAISGPFLFVEKIKGVGFGEMVEIEQEEEKRVGRVVEVDEDRAIIQIFSGTSGLNRNRVKIRFTGSPITISVSEEMLGRVFDGIGRPIDGGGEVIGEEEVDINGLPLNPEVREYPRDNIITGISAIDGLATLIQGQKLPIFSCSGLPHNEMAAQIVNQAQIYKNEEFVIVFAAIGIKAVEADFFLKSFEEGGKLDRLITFLNLADSPSVERLITPRCALSVAEFFAFKKEKHVLVILTDITNYCEALREISSIRGEVPSKRGYPGYLYSDLASIYERSGKVKGGKGSITQIPILTMPNDDITHPIPDLTGYITEGQIVLSREMHQKGIYPPFDTLSSLSRLMKDGIGDGKTRKDHFNLYNQLYTSYSRVQKVRSLASIIGEEELSEVDRSYLAFGEKFEKEFIKQDPKELRSIEETLDKGWEVLKKLPKSELTKVKEEEINEFLEFK, encoded by the coding sequence ATGGATAACATTTTTGAGAAAAAGCATATCGGTGCTACTGCAATAAGTGGTCCATTTCTTTTTGTGGAAAAGATTAAAGGAGTTGGGTTTGGGGAAATGGTGGAAATAGAGCAGGAAGAGGAGAAAAGAGTGGGAAGAGTAGTTGAGGTTGATGAAGACAGAGCTATTATCCAGATATTTTCAGGGACAAGCGGACTTAATAGAAATAGAGTAAAGATAAGATTTACAGGTTCTCCAATCACCATTTCTGTTTCAGAAGAAATGCTTGGTAGAGTTTTTGATGGGATAGGGAGGCCAATAGATGGAGGTGGAGAAGTTATAGGAGAAGAGGAAGTAGATATTAATGGACTACCTTTAAATCCAGAGGTAAGAGAATATCCGAGAGATAATATAATAACAGGAATATCTGCAATAGATGGACTTGCTACTCTAATTCAGGGTCAAAAATTACCAATTTTTTCTTGCTCGGGTTTACCTCATAATGAAATGGCTGCTCAAATTGTAAATCAAGCCCAAATTTATAAGAATGAAGAATTTGTAATTGTTTTTGCGGCGATTGGAATAAAAGCTGTTGAAGCTGATTTTTTCCTTAAGAGCTTTGAAGAGGGCGGAAAATTAGATCGACTTATTACATTTTTAAATCTTGCAGATAGCCCTTCTGTGGAAAGACTTATTACTCCTCGGTGTGCTCTTTCTGTAGCTGAATTTTTTGCTTTTAAGAAAGAAAAACACGTTCTTGTCATTTTGACTGATATTACCAATTACTGCGAAGCTCTAAGAGAGATCTCATCTATTAGAGGAGAAGTTCCTTCTAAAAGAGGATACCCTGGATATCTTTATAGTGATCTTGCTTCAATTTACGAAAGAAGCGGAAAAGTAAAAGGGGGAAAAGGGTCTATAACTCAAATACCAATCTTAACAATGCCAAATGATGATATTACTCATCCAATTCCAGATCTCACAGGTTATATAACAGAGGGACAAATTGTCCTTTCAAGAGAAATGCATCAAAAAGGGATTTATCCTCCTTTTGACACTTTATCCTCTCTTTCAAGATTGATGAAAGACGGAATTGGCGATGGTAAAACAAGAAAAGACCACTTTAATCTTTACAATCAACTATATACTTCCTATTCGAGGGTTCAAAAAGTTCGTTCTCTTGCTTCAATAATAGGAGAAGAAGAATTATCAGAAGTGGATAGGAGTTATCTTGCTTTTGGAGAGAAATTCGAAAAGGAATTTATAAAGCAAGATCCAAAGGAATTAAGAAGCATTGAGGAAACCTTAGATAAAGGATGGGAAGTGCTTAAGAAGCTTCCAAAAAGCGAATTAACAAAAGTGAAAGAGGAAGAGATAAATGAATTTTTGGAGTTTAAATGA
- a CDS encoding V-type ATP synthase subunit A, with the protein MGEAIIKKVEGPIVVSKETKDFHMNEVVLLGEEGLIGEVIKINGDEATVQVYEDTIGLYPGIKIFGTGKPLSAELGPGLVSNTFDGIQRPLATIKVKQGIFVKRGAKVTPLSRERKWKVELKVRKGDVVGPNSIVGEVEETSLIKHRILIPPGIRGKVIEVEEKSEYLVTDTICLLEKENGERVEIKLFHSWPIRRKRPILERIPPKEIMVTGQRVIDTVFPIAKGGVAAIPGGFGTGKTVTQHSLAKWSDVDLIVYIGCGERGNEMAQVLEEFSKLKDPRTDRFLLERTVLIANTSNMPVTARESSIYTGITIAEYFRDMGYDVALFADSTSRWAEALREISARMEEMPAEKGYPAYLGSRLAEFYERGGCAKVTEDRIGSISIVGAVSPPGGDFTEPVTSHTKRFIGALWVLDRELAYSRHYPAISWMESYSDYLDKVSEWWEEKGLPIVEFRKRLMNVLIAEASLREIVQLVGEGALPEKERLTLRIAELIKEGFLQQNALSSTDAYCSPEKQYKMLEIIFYFADEVEELLKIGVPLFKIEESPIFSMIKRMGEEIRNEEIFKFDELKEKIKEEFSNLREKYG; encoded by the coding sequence GTGGGTGAAGCTATAATAAAAAAGGTTGAAGGCCCTATAGTTGTTTCTAAGGAGACGAAGGACTTTCATATGAATGAAGTCGTCCTTCTCGGAGAAGAAGGGTTAATCGGAGAGGTGATAAAGATTAATGGAGATGAGGCTACTGTTCAGGTTTATGAAGATACAATAGGTCTTTATCCTGGAATTAAGATTTTTGGCACAGGCAAGCCTTTATCTGCTGAGCTTGGTCCAGGTCTTGTTTCAAATACCTTTGATGGGATTCAGCGTCCACTTGCAACTATAAAGGTAAAACAAGGAATTTTTGTAAAAAGAGGAGCAAAAGTTACACCTCTTTCAAGAGAGAGAAAATGGAAAGTTGAACTAAAGGTTCGTAAGGGAGATGTGGTGGGACCAAATTCAATTGTTGGAGAAGTAGAGGAAACTTCTTTAATTAAACACAGAATTTTAATCCCTCCTGGAATAAGAGGGAAAGTTATTGAGGTGGAGGAAAAATCTGAATATCTTGTAACAGATACCATTTGCCTATTAGAAAAAGAAAATGGAGAAAGAGTAGAGATAAAATTATTTCACTCCTGGCCTATTAGGAGAAAAAGACCAATTTTAGAAAGAATCCCTCCAAAGGAAATAATGGTTACTGGTCAGAGAGTTATAGATACGGTTTTTCCAATTGCGAAAGGAGGTGTTGCGGCAATTCCTGGGGGCTTTGGAACAGGTAAAACTGTCACACAGCACTCTCTTGCGAAGTGGTCAGATGTCGATTTAATTGTTTATATTGGTTGTGGAGAAAGAGGCAATGAGATGGCTCAGGTTTTGGAAGAATTTTCAAAACTTAAGGATCCAAGAACGGATAGGTTCCTTCTTGAAAGGACAGTTCTTATTGCTAACACATCAAATATGCCGGTTACTGCAAGAGAATCTAGTATATACACTGGGATAACAATAGCTGAGTATTTTCGAGATATGGGATACGATGTTGCTCTTTTTGCTGATTCAACCTCACGTTGGGCAGAAGCTCTCCGAGAAATATCCGCAAGAATGGAAGAGATGCCTGCAGAGAAAGGTTATCCAGCTTATCTTGGAAGCCGACTTGCCGAATTTTACGAAAGGGGAGGTTGTGCAAAGGTAACAGAAGATAGAATAGGGTCTATTAGTATAGTAGGAGCTGTGTCCCCTCCAGGTGGGGACTTTACTGAACCGGTTACAAGCCACACCAAAAGATTTATAGGAGCACTTTGGGTTTTGGATAGAGAGCTTGCCTATTCAAGACATTATCCAGCTATTTCATGGATGGAGTCTTATTCGGATTATCTTGATAAGGTGAGTGAGTGGTGGGAAGAAAAAGGATTGCCGATTGTTGAGTTTCGCAAAAGATTGATGAATGTTTTAATTGCGGAAGCTTCTTTAAGAGAAATTGTGCAATTGGTTGGAGAAGGGGCTTTACCTGAAAAGGAGAGACTCACGCTACGGATAGCTGAACTTATAAAAGAGGGATTCCTCCAACAAAATGCTCTTTCTTCTACTGATGCATACTGTAGTCCAGAAAAACAATACAAAATGCTGGAAATAATATTTTATTTTGCAGATGAAGTAGAGGAACTCTTGAAAATAGGAGTTCCATTATTTAAGATAGAAGAATCACCTATTTTTTCTATGATTAAGAGAATGGGAGAAGAAATTAGAAATGAAGAAATTTTTAAATTTGATGAGCTAAAAGAAAAGATAAAAGAGGAATTTTCTAATTTAAGAGAAAAGTATGGATAA